From the genome of Gimesia chilikensis:
TGTCCGCCGGGCTGACAGACACGAATCATTTCTTTGAGCCCGCGACGGGTATCAGACACGTTCCGCAGTCCAAACGCGACCGAGACGATCTGGAACTGATTATCGCTGAAGGGGAGTTCCTGCGTGTCGGCTTCGAGAAAGGTCAGAGCATCGCTGTCATTTTTGGTGAGCGCGAGCTGGAGCATTTCATGCGTGAAGTCGGCCCCCACGACGCGGTTTTTGCCGCGGGTCTTCTTGAGATACGAGAGAGCCAGATCACCGGTGCCGGTACAGACATCGAGAATCGGTGCTTCGCCGGCAGGAGCGACTTTCCGTACGGTCCGCCAGCGCCAGTAATAATCGACGCCACCCGAGAGGAAATGATTCATAAAATCATAACGGGGCGCGATCTCACCAAACATCTGTTGTACGCGGGAACCGGTTTTATCTACATTCATAACGTTTCAATCAATTCTTCTGTAATCAGGCCAGGCCGAGTTCATCCAGGCGGCTCTGAACCTGCTCTTGTAGTTCTGCAGGCATGCTCAGGGAGGCGGGCCAGGGACGCGGGTGCCCTTCCGCTGCGGATTTGCGGGTGGCATCCAGACCGAGCTTATGCCCGATCCCCTGCACCGGCATGCTGTGATCGTCGTCGTCGCCGGGGCCTTCGGAAAAAATCAGGTCCCGCCCCGGATTCACGTTGGTGCAGACACGCGACCAGACGAGTTGTTCGTCCTGGACGTCGGTGTCGCTGTCGACCACCACGATCATCTTTAATGATAGTAACCGTTCCAGACTCCACAATGCATTTACCACGCGACGGGCCTGATGCGGGTAAGATTTCCGGATGCTCACAAATAACAGGTAGCGTCCCATGCCTGCGGCGGGGAAATGGACGTCGACGATTTCAGGGACCAGCAGTTTGAGCAGCGGCAGAAAGAGCCGCGCGGTCACCTGGGCGAACAGACCTGCCTCGGAAGGTGGAGCAGCGGGAATCAGTGCGGGCCAGATCGGATTGGAGCGATGTGTGACCGCAGACAACCGTAAAGGGAATACTTCAGTGGGTGAACTATAGAATCCAGTGGGATTAGCAACGGGTCCCACGGTGAGTGGATCTGCTGTAGTATCGATGAAGCCTTCCATGACGATTTCGGCCTGGGCGGGGACATCGAGTTCGACAGAGCGACAGCGAACGAGTTCCAGTGCCTGATTGCGGAGGAAGCCGCTGAAGGCGTATGGATCGGTAATTGAAGGGAGTGGCGCATGAGCGGCGTAGAGACAGGTCGGATCGGCCCCCAGGACGATGGCAACGGGCATCTGCTGCTGGCGGGCCTGGAATTGCTGCAGGAGCTGATAGCCGGCATCGTGCTGGCTCCAGCGGATGGCGAGCTGCTGATCGGAGATGACCTGGATCGGACGGGCGTTGACGAAGCGGTTCTTGAGTTCGGGATCCTGTGTGACGATCTGGCCGGCGGTGATTGTGGGAAACGCTTCTTCGGGCCAGTTCCTGAGCAGGGGAAACTCGCTCAGATTGACATCGCGACCCAGTTTGACGACCTGCTGACAGGAGGCGGTTTTGACGGTGCGGGGTTTGATGTTGAGCAGCTGCGAGAACTGGGGAATGATTTTCAGGGAATCGAACCAGCCTTCGGGGAGATCCGGTGCGACAAGCCCCGCGATGCGATCGGCGACGGCGTCGAGGCTGTCGCTGCGCAGAATCTGGAGCATACGGGGAAGGCTGCCATACAGATTCGTGAGCACAGGAACCTTGTGGCCGCGGACCTGGTCGAACAGGAGTGCGGGGGACGGATCAGTCGAGGCGGTTTTGAGAACCTGCTCGGTGATGGCGGCGATTTCGAGTTCCGACTCGACGGGAGCAGAGACGCGGACGAGTTGTCCATGTTCTTCAAAGTCGGCGACAAAATCAGCCAGCTGGTCCGCGTTCATCATTCTGGTGCTGTTCATAGTAATTCAGGGAGGCTTTGTTTACAGTCAGGAATCATAACCGATTGCGGACTGTCAACAAATGATGGTGACTGTGAACCTTATAGAATATTCCGATCCTGAAACAACCATCTTTCCGGAAATGTGAACCATGCTGCAACGATTTCTGCTGCTCTGGCTGATACTACTCTCAGGTGTCGCTGTCATCTGGGATGACGTCGTCCCGGGAGATTTTCACCCCTTTCACGATTCACAGCCGTACCTGGGATATCTGTTTACCGCGACGATGTTCGTGATCGGTTCGCTGCTGCCCCGGGAGGAAGTTCGTGAGGTCTTCCGACGCTGGCACACTGTATTGAGTGGCACATT
Proteins encoded in this window:
- the ubiE gene encoding bifunctional demethylmenaquinone methyltransferase/2-methoxy-6-polyprenyl-1,4-benzoquinol methylase UbiE, yielding MNVDKTGSRVQQMFGEIAPRYDFMNHFLSGGVDYYWRWRTVRKVAPAGEAPILDVCTGTGDLALSYLKKTRGKNRVVGADFTHEMLQLALTKNDSDALTFLEADTQELPFSDNQFQIVSVAFGLRNVSDTRRGLKEMIRVCQPGGQVAVLEFSIPTNPLFRACYQFYFKHILPRMGQLLARNQQSAYNYLPESVSEFPYGKALADIMDECGLEGTRWYPLTFGIATLYTGVKPAAPAS
- a CDS encoding UbiD family decarboxylase, which produces MNSTRMMNADQLADFVADFEEHGQLVRVSAPVESELEIAAITEQVLKTASTDPSPALLFDQVRGHKVPVLTNLYGSLPRMLQILRSDSLDAVADRIAGLVAPDLPEGWFDSLKIIPQFSQLLNIKPRTVKTASCQQVVKLGRDVNLSEFPLLRNWPEEAFPTITAGQIVTQDPELKNRFVNARPIQVISDQQLAIRWSQHDAGYQLLQQFQARQQQMPVAIVLGADPTCLYAAHAPLPSITDPYAFSGFLRNQALELVRCRSVELDVPAQAEIVMEGFIDTTADPLTVGPVANPTGFYSSPTEVFPLRLSAVTHRSNPIWPALIPAAPPSEAGLFAQVTARLFLPLLKLLVPEIVDVHFPAAGMGRYLLFVSIRKSYPHQARRVVNALWSLERLLSLKMIVVVDSDTDVQDEQLVWSRVCTNVNPGRDLIFSEGPGDDDDHSMPVQGIGHKLGLDATRKSAAEGHPRPWPASLSMPAELQEQVQSRLDELGLA